Proteins encoded in a region of the Triticum dicoccoides isolate Atlit2015 ecotype Zavitan chromosome 3A, WEW_v2.0, whole genome shotgun sequence genome:
- the LOC119267376 gene encoding monothiol glutaredoxin-S4, mitochondrial-like — translation MARLVSSSLLRGLARSCRAPSTATVSRPAFQQFMNYSSGISGDSNVNGGTSATRVTADTDTHQDFQPTSKGSDMSLQDIVAQDIKENPVVIFMKGYPEAPRCGFSALAVKVLQQYGVSITARDILSNMKLKESVKAYSNWPTFPQIFINGEFVGGSDIILSMHQKGELKDLLGDSAQKGEQDSAQ, via the exons ATGGCGAGGCTGGTGTCGTCTTCCCTCCTCAGGGGGCTCGCGCGGTCGTGCCGCGCGCCCAGCACGGCG ACCGTGTCACGACCAGCTTTCCAACAGTTCATGAACTACTCATCAGGAATCAGTGGTGATTCTAACGTGAATGGCGGCACAAGTGCAACACGAGTAACCGCTGATACTGATACACATCAAGATTTCCAGCCTACAAGCAAAGGTTCTGACATGTCTTTGCAAGACATCGTTGCTCAG GATATCAAGGAGAATCCAGTCGTTATCTTCATGAAGGGTTATCCTGAAGCTCCCAGGTGTGGATTTAGTGCACTGGCAGTTAAGGTCCTCCAGCAATATG GCGTCTCTATCACTGCCAGAGATATTCTGAGTAATATGAAGCTCAAGGAGAGTGTCAAAGCTTACTC TAACTGGCCTACCTTTCCGCAAATATTTATCAACGGGGAGTTCGTTGGGGGCTCTGACATCATATTAAGCATGCACCAG AAAGGGGAACTTAAGGATTTACTTGGTGATTCCGCACAAAAGGGCGAGCAAGACAGTGCCCAGTGA